In the Hippoglossus stenolepis isolate QCI-W04-F060 chromosome 14, HSTE1.2, whole genome shotgun sequence genome, one interval contains:
- the rab6ba gene encoding RAB6B, member RAS oncogene family a isoform X1: MSVSSDFGNPLRKFKLVFLGEQSVGKTSLITRFMYDSFDNTYQATIGIDFLSKTMYLEDRTLSLSEPQVRLQLWDTAGQERFRSLIPSYIRDSTVAVVVYDITNVNSFQQTSKWIDDVRTERGSDVIIMLVGNKTDLADKRQITIEEGEQRAKELSVMFIETSAKTGYNVKQLFRRVAAALPGMESMQETSKEGMIEIKLDKSQEPQTTEGGCSC, translated from the exons ATGTCCGTGTCCAGTGACTTCGGGAACCCGTTGAGAAAATTCAAGCTGGTCTTCCTGGGGGAGCAGAGCG TTGGAAAGACGTCTCTGATCACGCGGTTCATGTATGACAGCTTTGACAACACATATCAG GCCACAATTGGAATTGACTTCCTATCGAAAACCATGTACTTGGAAGATCGAACG ctttctctctctgaaccCCAGGTGAGGTTGCAGCTCtgggacacagcaggacaagaGCGCTTCAGGAGCCTCATTCCCAGTTATATACGGGACTCCACTGTGGCTGTGGTGGTCTACGACATCACAA ATGTTAACTCATTCCAGCAGACGTCAAAATGGATCGACGATgtcaggacagagagaggaagtgatgtcatcatTATGCTGGTCGGCAACAAAACAGATCTGGCAGATAAGAG GCAAATCACAATTGAGGAAGGTGAACAGAGGGCTAAAGAGCTGAGCGTCATGTTCATAGAGACGAGCGCCAAGACGGGTTACAACGTCAAACAG ctgtttcGTCGCGTGGCAGCTGCTCTTCCTGGGATGGAAAGTATGCAGGAGACGAGCAAAGAAGGCA
- the rab6ba gene encoding RAB6B, member RAS oncogene family a isoform X2, whose translation MSVSSDFGNPLRKFKLVFLGEQSVGKTSLITRFMYDSFDNTYQATIGIDFLSKTMYLEDRTVRLQLWDTAGQERFRSLIPSYIRDSTVAVVVYDITNVNSFQQTSKWIDDVRTERGSDVIIMLVGNKTDLADKRQITIEEGEQRAKELSVMFIETSAKTGYNVKQLFRRVAAALPGMESMQETSKEGMIEIKLDKSQEPQTTEGGCSC comes from the exons ATGTCCGTGTCCAGTGACTTCGGGAACCCGTTGAGAAAATTCAAGCTGGTCTTCCTGGGGGAGCAGAGCG TTGGAAAGACGTCTCTGATCACGCGGTTCATGTATGACAGCTTTGACAACACATATCAG GCCACAATTGGAATTGACTTCCTATCGAAAACCATGTACTTGGAAGATCGAACG GTGAGGTTGCAGCTCtgggacacagcaggacaagaGCGCTTCAGGAGCCTCATTCCCAGTTATATACGGGACTCCACTGTGGCTGTGGTGGTCTACGACATCACAA ATGTTAACTCATTCCAGCAGACGTCAAAATGGATCGACGATgtcaggacagagagaggaagtgatgtcatcatTATGCTGGTCGGCAACAAAACAGATCTGGCAGATAAGAG GCAAATCACAATTGAGGAAGGTGAACAGAGGGCTAAAGAGCTGAGCGTCATGTTCATAGAGACGAGCGCCAAGACGGGTTACAACGTCAAACAG ctgtttcGTCGCGTGGCAGCTGCTCTTCCTGGGATGGAAAGTATGCAGGAGACGAGCAAAGAAGGCA